In one window of Caenimonas aquaedulcis DNA:
- a CDS encoding chemotaxis protein CheW: MTEVDTPAVPARLLAYAPGHTVAFAQHCAVALAETPEIFEVPGQPAHCLGLIEWAGKLVPLIDLHLLIAGSTALSTGVPGHVLILSWQAESGHALQYGAVCAPSLVTGALVSDADRCEMPADVPVLATLAFAFFLRGDCVVPIIDTRRLFGTRISQDS; the protein is encoded by the coding sequence ATGACAGAGGTTGACACCCCGGCCGTACCCGCACGGCTGCTCGCTTATGCGCCCGGGCATACCGTCGCATTCGCTCAACACTGCGCGGTGGCCCTTGCCGAGACGCCGGAGATCTTCGAGGTTCCGGGACAGCCCGCGCACTGCCTCGGGTTGATCGAGTGGGCGGGGAAGCTCGTTCCTCTGATTGATCTTCACTTGTTGATCGCGGGCTCCACAGCCTTGAGCACAGGCGTGCCGGGCCACGTCCTGATTCTCTCCTGGCAGGCCGAATCGGGACACGCGCTGCAGTATGGGGCCGTCTGTGCGCCAAGCCTGGTGACCGGCGCACTGGTCAGCGACGCGGATCGTTGCGAAATGCCTGCCGACGTGCCTGTTCTCGCGACCCTTGCCTTCGCTTTCTTCCTGAGAGGCGATTGCGTTGTGCCCATCATCGACACACGACGACTGTTTGGGACTCGCATCTCGCAGGATTCATGA
- a CDS encoding response regulator, translating to MLCVDDEVVVVRSLRWLLEEEFQVETACGGREGIEYIGRQQFNVVISDQRMPGMSGTQFLARVKDQQPQAMRLLLAAYSDYQAVLDSINHSEAYRFINKPWNNAELLHLVSEAASISLSMTAPDRIPRGHPGRRGGAVLVLDDDASVLPLVKGIVGSAHQVLWARSVDEASAMSVEARSLAVMVCECSVKGVSTLGLISALKAQRPAVMTIVHTRERDARAVRRLINEGHVFRFLNKPASGVPLSAMLYRAIARHWELAPQLEAA from the coding sequence GTGCTCTGCGTCGACGACGAAGTCGTTGTGGTGCGCTCCCTCCGTTGGCTTCTCGAAGAAGAGTTCCAGGTCGAAACCGCCTGCGGTGGGCGTGAAGGCATCGAGTACATCGGCCGGCAGCAGTTCAATGTCGTGATCAGCGACCAACGCATGCCGGGCATGAGCGGCACGCAGTTTCTGGCGCGCGTCAAAGACCAGCAGCCGCAGGCCATGCGACTTCTTCTCGCGGCCTATTCGGACTACCAGGCCGTTCTGGACTCGATCAACCACAGCGAGGCCTACCGGTTCATCAACAAGCCCTGGAACAACGCGGAGCTGCTCCACCTCGTCTCCGAGGCCGCCTCGATTTCGTTGTCCATGACTGCGCCCGACAGAATCCCCCGCGGGCACCCGGGGCGGCGGGGCGGGGCGGTGCTCGTGCTCGACGACGACGCTTCCGTATTGCCTCTGGTCAAGGGCATTGTCGGCTCGGCACACCAGGTTCTCTGGGCACGGAGTGTGGATGAGGCATCGGCCATGTCGGTCGAGGCCCGCTCGCTGGCGGTGATGGTGTGCGAATGCTCGGTGAAAGGCGTCAGCACCCTGGGACTGATCAGCGCTCTCAAGGCCCAGAGACCTGCCGTCATGACGATCGTGCATACCCGGGAACGCGATGCCCGCGCGGTACGCCGCCTGATCAACGAGGGCCATGTGTTCCGGTTCCTGAACAAGCCGGCTTCGGGCGTGCCCCTCTCGGCGATGCTGTACCGGGCGATTGCCCGCCACTGGGAATTGGCGCCGCAGCTGGAAGCTGCCTGA
- a CDS encoding aminotransferase class V-fold PLP-dependent enzyme yields MPGLLPHVDPDGLLEFSVVYTDRALNHMSRSFQGVMKDISGILKEVYGAKSAVLVPGSGTFGMESVARQFASGKDVLVIRNGWFSYRWTQIFEMGSIPASSTVLKARKTGPGAQSPWIPAPIAEVQAAIREKKPAVVFAPHVETAAGMILPDHYLKAVADAVHEFGGLFVLDCIASGAIWVDMKATGVDVLISAPQKGWSSSPCCAMVMLSERARAAIDSTASTSFAMDLKKWLAIMETYEGGGHAYHATMPTDALTRLREAMKETQALGFAKMKASQEDLGRKVRTLFESRGLASVAAEGFKAPGVVVSYTTDPEIQSSRKFLAEGLQTAAGVPLQCDEGGDFMTFRIGLFGLEKWQHVDRTVAQLAAALDHIGLGAAAAKPQPVTA; encoded by the coding sequence ATGCCCGGACTCCTGCCCCACGTCGATCCCGACGGCCTGCTCGAATTTTCCGTGGTCTACACCGACCGCGCCCTCAACCATATGTCGCGCAGCTTCCAGGGCGTGATGAAGGACATCTCCGGCATCCTGAAGGAAGTGTATGGCGCGAAATCCGCGGTGCTGGTGCCGGGCAGCGGGACGTTCGGCATGGAATCCGTGGCACGTCAGTTCGCATCCGGCAAGGATGTGCTCGTCATCCGCAACGGCTGGTTCAGCTATCGCTGGACGCAAATCTTCGAGATGGGCAGCATCCCCGCCTCGTCGACCGTCCTCAAGGCGCGCAAGACCGGTCCGGGCGCGCAGTCGCCATGGATCCCGGCGCCCATCGCCGAAGTGCAGGCTGCGATCCGCGAGAAAAAGCCCGCGGTCGTCTTCGCGCCGCACGTCGAAACCGCTGCCGGGATGATCCTGCCCGATCACTACCTGAAGGCCGTCGCCGATGCCGTGCATGAATTCGGCGGCCTCTTTGTCCTCGACTGCATCGCGTCCGGCGCGATCTGGGTCGACATGAAGGCGACCGGCGTCGACGTTCTCATCTCCGCCCCGCAAAAAGGCTGGAGCAGTTCGCCCTGCTGCGCGATGGTGATGCTGAGCGAGCGCGCCCGCGCCGCCATCGACTCCACCGCCAGCACGAGCTTCGCGATGGACCTGAAGAAGTGGCTCGCGATCATGGAAACCTATGAGGGCGGCGGGCACGCGTACCACGCGACGATGCCGACCGACGCGCTCACGCGCCTGCGGGAAGCGATGAAGGAAACGCAGGCCCTCGGTTTCGCGAAGATGAAGGCCTCTCAGGAGGACCTCGGGCGCAAGGTTCGCACGCTGTTCGAGAGCCGTGGGCTGGCGAGCGTCGCGGCTGAAGGCTTCAAGGCCCCGGGCGTGGTGGTCAGCTACACCACCGACCCGGAAATCCAGTCGAGTCGCAAGTTCCTCGCCGAAGGCCTGCAGACCGCTGCCGGCGTGCCGCTGCAGTGCGACGAGGGCGGCGACTTCATGACCTTCCGCATCGGGCTCTTCGGCCTCGAGAAGTGGCAGCACGTGGACCGCACCGTGGCGCAACTCGCCGCGGCGCTCGACCACATCGGCCTGGGCGCTGCCGCGGCCAAGCCCCAGCCCGTCACGGCCTGA
- a CDS encoding nuclear transport factor 2 family protein, translated as MNEAALDRIVAFFESFSSRDLPLLGEFYDDDASFKDPFSEVRGLAPIRRIYAHMFEALHEPRFVVTSRMGQGNECWLAWEFRFRFRSWRPETPQVVRGASHLTLGADGRIRVHRDYWDAAEEVYEKLPLIGALMRWLKRQAAA; from the coding sequence ATGAACGAAGCCGCGCTGGACCGCATCGTCGCCTTCTTCGAGTCGTTTTCGAGCCGCGACCTGCCGCTGCTCGGGGAGTTCTACGACGACGACGCGAGCTTCAAGGATCCGTTCAGCGAGGTGCGAGGGCTGGCCCCGATCCGCCGGATCTACGCACACATGTTCGAGGCACTGCACGAGCCGCGCTTCGTCGTCACGAGCCGCATGGGCCAGGGGAACGAATGCTGGCTGGCATGGGAGTTCCGCTTCCGGTTTCGCTCGTGGCGACCCGAGACGCCACAGGTCGTGCGCGGCGCTTCGCACCTCACGCTGGGTGCGGACGGGCGCATCCGCGTGCATCGCGACTATTGGGATGCGGCGGAGGAGGTCTACGAGAAGCTGCCCCTCATCGGGGCATTGATGCGCTGGCTCAAGCGGCAGGCCGCCGCTTGA
- a CDS encoding SDR family NAD(P)-dependent oxidoreductase yields MTFPRLLPPLNPPVDTWQGCRVWLVGASSGIGRAAASALHARGAQVHVSGRNAQALDDFVAAHPGARAWPLDVRNTTQVARAADRVRESGPLDMMVFCAAYYQGKSIADFDLQDMLEHQAVNYAGALGAIGAVLPAMLREGHGHISLLASVAGYRGLPRSAAYGPTKAALIHLAETMYLELHGRGLGVSVVNPGFVDTPMTAKNDFAMPAMIGPAEAAHRMILGWERGHFEIHFPRRFTWPMKLLARLPFRLYQALVRRGTGT; encoded by the coding sequence ATGACGTTTCCGCGCCTGCTGCCGCCTCTCAATCCGCCCGTCGACACCTGGCAGGGATGCCGCGTGTGGCTCGTGGGCGCATCGAGCGGCATCGGACGCGCCGCGGCCTCCGCCCTGCACGCTCGTGGCGCGCAGGTGCACGTGTCCGGCCGCAACGCGCAGGCGCTGGATGATTTCGTTGCGGCGCATCCCGGCGCACGGGCGTGGCCGCTGGATGTGCGCAACACCACGCAAGTCGCGCGCGCCGCGGACCGCGTGCGCGAATCGGGCCCGCTGGACATGATGGTGTTTTGCGCCGCTTACTACCAGGGCAAGAGCATCGCGGACTTCGACCTCCAGGACATGCTGGAACACCAGGCGGTGAACTACGCCGGCGCGCTCGGCGCGATCGGCGCGGTGCTCCCCGCGATGCTGCGCGAGGGACACGGGCACATCAGCCTGCTCGCGAGCGTGGCGGGTTACCGCGGCCTGCCGCGCAGCGCGGCCTATGGCCCGACCAAGGCCGCGCTCATTCACCTCGCCGAAACCATGTATCTGGAATTGCATGGCCGGGGCCTGGGCGTGAGTGTCGTCAATCCCGGCTTCGTCGACACCCCGATGACCGCGAAGAACGACTTCGCGATGCCTGCGATGATCGGTCCCGCCGAAGCGGCGCACCGGATGATCCTCGGCTGGGAGCGCGGGCATTTCGAGATCCATTTCCCGCGGCGCTTCACCTGGCCGATGAAGCTGCTCGCACGCCTGCCTTTCCGGCTGTATCAGGCGCTGGTGCGCCGGGGGACCGGTACATGA
- a CDS encoding DUF3833 domain-containing protein: protein MKRRSLLAAAGAATLAGCATPDVADYASEKPQLDLRAYFNGHVDGWGIFTDRSGKVVKRFVVAIECRWAGNEGTLDEDFTYSDGTKQRRLWRVTKLEGGRYTGRADDVVGEAQGQARGNALRWNYTLALPVGERVWNVQMDDWMYLMTDTVMLNRTSMSKLGLHLGEVTLSFTKRT from the coding sequence ATGAAACGCAGATCCCTTCTCGCCGCCGCCGGAGCCGCCACGCTTGCCGGTTGCGCCACGCCCGATGTCGCCGACTACGCGTCGGAGAAACCGCAGCTGGACCTGCGGGCCTACTTCAACGGACACGTGGACGGGTGGGGCATCTTCACCGACCGCTCCGGGAAGGTCGTGAAGCGCTTCGTCGTCGCGATCGAATGCCGGTGGGCCGGCAACGAGGGGACGCTCGACGAAGACTTCACCTACTCCGATGGCACGAAGCAGCGGCGGCTCTGGCGAGTCACCAAGCTGGAGGGCGGCCGCTACACCGGGCGCGCCGACGACGTGGTCGGCGAGGCGCAGGGCCAGGCCCGCGGCAATGCGCTGCGCTGGAACTACACGCTCGCCCTGCCGGTCGGCGAGCGCGTGTGGAACGTGCAGATGGACGACTGGATGTACCTCATGACGGACACCGTGATGTTGAACAGGACTTCGATGAGCAAACTGGGTCTCCACCTGGGCGAGGTCACGCTCTCCTTCACGAAACGCACATGA
- a CDS encoding MFS transporter, with the protein MTSAVRDVPIGWRYGLLGLPLAFVALPLYVQLPSLYAREFGVPLGALGALLLLARLADAAFDPWVGIFVDRLFRRSPREVLAAGAAASAALALGFALLMLPPVRGTTPLLAWAALSLLVTYAAFSVLSVAHQSWGAMLGGDEAARGRIVASREGMGLIGVLLASALPAFAGLPATACVLAAGLAAGWWAWAASRRPVARVEAPMAADWFAPLRVRGFRRLLSIFMLNGIASAIPATLVLFFVRDRLQAPPAQEPLFLASYFLCAALSIPLWLKVVTRIGLARTWLAGMAVSIGVFVWAAALGAGDSAAFLVVCALSGVALGTDLALPSALLAGVIGEAGQRGRGEGQYFGWWNFATKMNLALAAGVALPSLAFAGYTPGSRSPQALDALALAYCVLPCVLKLAAATLLHFHWIRPGAAS; encoded by the coding sequence ATGACTTCCGCGGTGCGCGACGTGCCCATCGGCTGGCGATATGGCCTGCTCGGCCTGCCGCTGGCCTTCGTCGCGCTTCCGCTGTACGTGCAGCTGCCCTCGCTCTATGCGCGCGAGTTCGGCGTGCCGCTCGGCGCGCTCGGCGCGCTGCTCCTGTTGGCACGGCTCGCCGATGCCGCTTTCGATCCATGGGTCGGGATCTTCGTCGACCGGCTCTTTCGCAGGTCGCCCCGCGAGGTGCTCGCGGCCGGCGCGGCGGCGTCGGCCGCGCTCGCGCTCGGCTTCGCGCTGCTGATGCTCCCGCCTGTGCGCGGCACGACGCCCCTGCTCGCCTGGGCCGCGCTTTCGCTCCTCGTCACCTATGCGGCGTTCAGTGTGCTGTCCGTCGCGCACCAATCCTGGGGCGCGATGCTCGGGGGCGACGAGGCCGCGCGCGGTCGCATCGTGGCGTCGCGCGAAGGGATGGGCCTCATCGGCGTGCTGCTGGCATCCGCCCTGCCCGCGTTCGCGGGCTTGCCGGCCACGGCCTGCGTGCTGGCAGCCGGGCTCGCGGCGGGATGGTGGGCCTGGGCGGCTTCGCGCCGGCCCGTGGCGCGCGTCGAGGCGCCGATGGCAGCCGACTGGTTCGCGCCGTTGCGGGTCCGGGGCTTCCGCCGCCTGCTGTCCATCTTCATGCTGAACGGCATCGCCAGCGCCATCCCCGCGACCCTGGTGCTCTTCTTCGTGCGGGACCGGCTGCAGGCGCCGCCCGCGCAGGAGCCGCTCTTCCTCGCGAGCTACTTCCTGTGCGCCGCGCTGTCGATCCCGCTGTGGCTCAAGGTGGTGACGCGCATCGGCCTCGCGCGCACCTGGCTCGCGGGCATGGCCGTGTCCATCGGCGTCTTCGTGTGGGCCGCAGCGCTGGGCGCCGGCGATTCGGCCGCGTTCCTCGTCGTCTGCGCTTTGTCTGGCGTCGCGCTCGGCACCGACCTCGCGCTGCCGAGCGCGCTCCTTGCGGGAGTCATCGGCGAAGCGGGCCAGCGCGGGCGCGGTGAAGGCCAGTACTTCGGCTGGTGGAACTTCGCGACGAAGATGAACCTCGCGCTCGCTGCAGGCGTCGCGCTGCCGTCGCTCGCCTTCGCGGGGTACACGCCCGGCAGCCGCTCGCCGCAGGCGCTGGATGCCCTGGCCCTCGCCTATTGCGTGCTCCCCTGCGTGCTCAAGCTTGCCGCCGCCACCCTTCTTCACTTCCACTGGATTCGACCTGGAGCCGCTTCATGA
- a CDS encoding chalcone isomerase family protein produces MSCALALASFAAAAEAAPRPPRAVEASAPALRIAGGGRLTWWGFAAYDARLWLAPEATQRTWTQHPLALELAYLRAFTGKDISRVSLEQMQRAGGIDAGIAQRWTDELLAAIPDVAPGDRLLGVHRPGRGASFYFNGKFAGEIADAEFSRRFFSIWLAPSTSEPGLRAALLGSTPP; encoded by the coding sequence GTGAGCTGCGCGCTGGCGCTCGCGTCATTCGCGGCGGCCGCCGAGGCGGCGCCGCGGCCGCCGCGCGCCGTCGAGGCGTCGGCGCCCGCGCTGCGCATCGCGGGGGGAGGACGCCTCACCTGGTGGGGTTTCGCCGCCTACGACGCACGCCTGTGGCTCGCGCCGGAGGCGACGCAGCGCACATGGACGCAGCATCCGCTGGCCCTGGAGCTCGCCTATCTCCGCGCGTTCACGGGAAAAGACATCTCGCGCGTGTCGCTGGAACAGATGCAGCGCGCGGGCGGCATCGACGCCGGCATCGCGCAACGCTGGACCGACGAACTGCTCGCGGCGATTCCCGACGTCGCACCCGGGGACCGGCTCCTCGGCGTGCACCGGCCGGGGCGGGGCGCGAGCTTCTACTTCAACGGCAAGTTCGCCGGCGAGATCGCGGACGCGGAGTTCTCGCGCCGCTTCTTCTCGATCTGGCTCGCGCCTTCGACCTCCGAGCCGGGCCTGCGCGCGGCGCTCCTGGGAAGCACGCCGCCATGA
- a CDS encoding SAM-dependent methyltransferase: MNTTTTFQRPAVAAPTRGVARLITNHLERLRHGTLSVEFPNGARRRFGQGEPHAAISVHNWGVFAGVMARGDIGLAESWMAGDWSTPNLPDVLMLLVRNRAELGDAVHGSWLGQLAARVRHALHRNNRAGSRRNIHAHYDLGNAFYRLWLDETMNYSSACFDGDPDRPLAAAQDAKTRRVLAMAGVKPGDRVLEIGCGWGALAEMAACEFGANVTGVTLSTEQLEFARQRLAAAGAGSRADLRLQDYRDVSDAPFDAICSIEMVEAVGRDYWPTYFGQVSALLKPGGRACIQSIVMDDALWPRYIRGTDFIQQYIFPGGCLPCPREFEREANAAGLEVVDRFAFGGDYALTLRLWRERFMQRRTDVLALGFDERFIRLWEFYLAYCEAAFAHRNTDVVQYTLQKRS; encoded by the coding sequence ATGAACACCACCACCACCTTCCAGCGCCCTGCCGTGGCTGCGCCCACGCGCGGCGTGGCGCGCCTCATCACCAACCATCTGGAGCGGCTGCGGCACGGCACGCTCTCCGTGGAATTTCCGAACGGCGCGCGGCGGCGCTTCGGCCAGGGCGAGCCGCATGCCGCGATCTCGGTCCACAACTGGGGCGTTTTCGCCGGCGTCATGGCGCGCGGCGACATCGGCCTGGCCGAAAGCTGGATGGCGGGCGACTGGTCGACGCCGAACCTGCCCGATGTGCTGATGCTGCTGGTGCGCAATCGCGCCGAGCTCGGCGACGCCGTGCATGGCAGCTGGTTGGGGCAACTCGCGGCGCGCGTGCGCCACGCCCTGCATCGCAACAACCGGGCCGGCAGCCGGCGCAACATCCACGCGCACTACGACCTGGGCAATGCGTTCTACCGCCTGTGGCTGGACGAGACGATGAACTATTCCTCGGCGTGTTTCGACGGGGACCCCGACCGCCCGCTCGCGGCGGCCCAGGATGCCAAGACACGGCGCGTGCTCGCGATGGCCGGCGTGAAGCCGGGTGACCGGGTGCTGGAGATCGGCTGCGGCTGGGGCGCGCTCGCCGAAATGGCAGCGTGCGAATTCGGCGCCAATGTCACCGGCGTCACCTTGTCCACCGAGCAACTGGAATTCGCCCGGCAACGGCTCGCAGCGGCGGGCGCGGGAAGCCGTGCGGACCTGCGCCTGCAGGACTATCGCGACGTCTCCGACGCACCGTTCGACGCGATCTGTTCGATCGAGATGGTCGAGGCGGTCGGTCGCGACTACTGGCCCACCTACTTCGGCCAGGTGAGCGCGCTGCTCAAGCCCGGCGGCCGCGCCTGCATCCAGTCGATCGTGATGGACGACGCACTCTGGCCGCGCTACATCCGCGGCACGGATTTCATCCAGCAGTACATCTTCCCCGGCGGCTGCCTGCCTTGCCCCCGCGAGTTCGAGCGCGAGGCGAATGCCGCCGGCCTGGAGGTGGTCGACCGGTTTGCGTTCGGTGGCGACTATGCGCTCACGCTGCGCTTGTGGCGCGAACGCTTCATGCAACGCCGCACCGACGTGCTGGCCCTGGGCTTCGACGAAAGGTTCATCCGTCTATGGGAGTTCTACCTGGCGTATTGCGAAGCGGCGTTCGCACACCGCAACACGGACGTCGTGCAATACACATTGCAAAAGCGTTCGTGA
- a CDS encoding DUF1365 domain-containing protein: protein MTGPLLGIGHVRHARLRPVAHAFRYPTLFLLLPMRALHAGRWALAHNRAGIISFHDSDHGDGGANALTWLDALLARHGIGDATGEAWLHCYPRMGGYTFKPVSFWYCHRADGTLRAVVAEVNNTFGERHAYVLDAAAWGSELRAGKEMHVSPFCRVEGGYRFRFFLDLAQGRTLARVDYDDAQGPLLRTSVGGSLQPATRSALLSGALRFPLLMLGVMARIHWQALRLWLARVPFFPHVRRGADPIPTGSTTR from the coding sequence ATGACGGGTCCGCTGCTCGGCATCGGCCACGTACGCCATGCGCGGTTGCGGCCGGTCGCGCATGCGTTCCGCTACCCGACGCTGTTCCTGCTGCTGCCGATGCGGGCGCTGCACGCGGGTCGATGGGCGCTCGCGCACAACCGCGCCGGGATCATCAGCTTTCATGACAGCGACCACGGCGACGGTGGTGCGAATGCCCTGACGTGGCTGGATGCGCTGCTCGCGCGCCACGGCATCGGCGATGCCACCGGCGAAGCCTGGCTGCATTGCTATCCGCGCATGGGGGGCTACACCTTCAAGCCGGTGAGCTTCTGGTATTGCCATCGCGCCGACGGCACGCTGCGCGCCGTGGTGGCCGAGGTGAACAACACCTTCGGCGAGCGGCATGCCTACGTCCTGGACGCCGCCGCCTGGGGCAGCGAACTGCGCGCGGGCAAGGAGATGCACGTGTCGCCGTTCTGCCGGGTCGAGGGCGGCTACCGCTTCCGCTTCTTCCTGGACCTCGCGCAAGGCCGCACGCTGGCGCGCGTGGACTACGACGACGCACAAGGACCGTTGCTTCGCACCAGCGTGGGCGGCAGCCTGCAACCCGCCACGCGAAGCGCGTTGCTGTCGGGCGCATTGCGCTTTCCCCTCCTCATGCTGGGCGTGATGGCCCGCATCCACTGGCAGGCGCTGCGGCTCTGGCTCGCGCGCGTTCCCTTCTTCCCCCATGTCCGCCGCGGCGCGGACCCCATCCCCACGGGCTCCACGACACGATGA
- a CDS encoding NAD(P)/FAD-dependent oxidoreductase codes for MKVAVVGSGIAGLAAAHALRWNSQVSLFEAGEHFGGHANTVDVTLGGVTHGVDTGFLVYNERTYPGLIRLFAELGVATAKSDMSFSVQVPRAFGGRALEWSGTSLSSVFCQRANLGRPGFWRMLRDLLRFNRDATQIAESTWSGMDQSLGGFLDTRGYSREFREWYLLPMIGCIWSGPTQDMLRFPVGTLVRFCHNHGLLQIADRPQWYTVTGGSREYVRKIVDGLADARVRTPVRRIEREEDGVWITTDAGTARFDRVVIATHPDQALAVLPDASALERGVLGAIRYQHNHAILHTDSSVLPRHRGAWAAWNYEASPAGAGRAVCLHYLINRLQPLPWEQPVIVSLNPVRRIDAAAVIREFDYEHPVFDAGAVRAQRQLAQLQGRRNTWFCGAWAGYGFHEDGLVSGQAAAKALLVQRRIEEVEALA; via the coding sequence ATGAAAGTCGCCGTGGTCGGCAGCGGGATCGCGGGACTGGCTGCCGCGCATGCCCTGCGCTGGAATTCACAGGTCAGCCTGTTCGAGGCCGGGGAGCACTTCGGCGGTCACGCGAACACCGTGGACGTGACGCTCGGCGGCGTCACCCACGGCGTCGACACCGGCTTCCTCGTCTACAACGAGCGCACCTACCCGGGCCTCATCCGCCTCTTCGCCGAATTGGGCGTCGCGACGGCGAAGTCGGACATGTCGTTCTCGGTGCAAGTGCCGCGCGCCTTCGGCGGCCGGGCGCTCGAGTGGAGCGGGACGAGCCTGTCGAGCGTTTTCTGCCAGCGCGCGAACCTGGGCCGGCCCGGGTTCTGGCGCATGCTGCGCGACCTGCTGCGCTTCAACCGCGACGCGACCCAGATCGCCGAGTCGACCTGGTCCGGGATGGACCAATCGCTCGGGGGCTTCCTCGACACGCGCGGCTACTCGCGCGAGTTCCGGGAGTGGTACCTGCTGCCGATGATCGGCTGCATCTGGAGCGGCCCGACGCAGGACATGCTGCGCTTTCCGGTGGGCACGCTGGTGCGCTTCTGCCACAACCACGGCCTGCTGCAGATCGCGGACCGGCCGCAGTGGTACACGGTGACCGGCGGGTCGCGCGAGTACGTGCGTAAGATCGTCGACGGCCTGGCGGACGCGCGGGTGAGGACACCCGTGCGCCGCATCGAGCGCGAGGAGGACGGCGTGTGGATCACCACCGACGCCGGCACGGCGCGCTTCGACCGCGTCGTGATCGCCACGCATCCCGACCAGGCGCTGGCCGTGCTGCCGGATGCCTCCGCGCTGGAAAGAGGCGTGCTCGGTGCGATCCGCTACCAGCACAACCACGCCATTCTTCACACCGATTCATCGGTGCTGCCGCGGCACCGCGGCGCGTGGGCCGCGTGGAACTACGAGGCGTCCCCGGCCGGTGCGGGACGCGCCGTGTGCCTGCATTACCTCATCAACCGACTGCAGCCGTTGCCGTGGGAGCAACCGGTGATCGTCTCGCTCAACCCGGTGCGCCGGATCGACGCGGCGGCCGTCATCCGCGAATTCGACTACGAGCATCCCGTTTTCGACGCCGGGGCGGTACGCGCGCAACGCCAGCTCGCGCAGTTGCAGGGCCGGCGCAACACCTGGTTCTGCGGCGCCTGGGCCGGCTACGGCTTCCATGAAGACGGGCTCGTGTCCGGCCAGGCTGCCGCGAAGGCCCTGCTCGTGCAGCGTCGCATCGAGGAAGTGGAGGCACTGGCATGA
- a CDS encoding DUF4399 domain-containing protein — translation MIDLQIAPRLGALALAFAAGSAAAAHPWEVPPPSRQPEAYFTNLKTGAKVTSPFLLKFGLSMRGIVPAGKTAGRAGHHHLLVNQSLPLDFKKPLPFTEHYIHFGKGQMETVLNLKPGEYDLSLLLADQGHIPYFVFSRPLHVTVTAQDAAKPAASVQGPKRVELLEPAPGAVVRSPFRVQFHASGYNIAHTDAQVADTRHFRLIAEGAGRKEVLDFPDGGTEAWINPPVGEYTLRLELVGNVEKTVTTTSTPLRISVEASPRL, via the coding sequence GTGATTGACCTGCAAATCGCCCCGCGCCTTGGCGCCCTCGCCCTCGCATTCGCCGCAGGAAGCGCGGCTGCCGCCCATCCGTGGGAAGTGCCGCCGCCCAGCCGCCAGCCCGAGGCGTACTTCACCAACCTGAAGACCGGCGCGAAGGTCACCTCCCCCTTCTTGCTCAAGTTCGGCCTGTCGATGCGTGGCATCGTTCCCGCGGGCAAGACCGCCGGGCGCGCGGGACACCACCACCTGCTCGTGAACCAGTCGCTGCCGCTGGACTTCAAGAAACCGCTGCCCTTCACGGAGCACTACATCCACTTCGGCAAGGGCCAGATGGAGACCGTGCTCAACCTCAAGCCCGGCGAATACGACCTGTCGCTCCTCCTGGCCGACCAGGGGCACATCCCCTACTTCGTGTTCAGCCGGCCGCTCCACGTCACCGTGACGGCGCAGGACGCCGCGAAGCCTGCGGCCTCGGTGCAGGGGCCCAAGCGCGTCGAGCTGCTCGAGCCGGCCCCCGGCGCGGTAGTGCGTTCGCCGTTCCGCGTGCAATTCCACGCGAGCGGCTACAACATCGCGCACACCGACGCGCAGGTGGCGGACACGAGGCATTTCCGGCTCATCGCCGAAGGCGCCGGCCGGAAGGAAGTGCTCGACTTCCCCGATGGCGGCACGGAAGCCTGGATCAACCCGCCGGTGGGCGAGTACACGCTGCGCCTCGAGCTCGTGGGCAACGTCGAGAAGACCGTGACCACGACGTCGACGCCGCTGCGCATCAGCGTCGAAGCGTCGCCCCGCCTGTGA